One region of Ictalurus punctatus breed USDA103 chromosome 6, Coco_2.0, whole genome shotgun sequence genomic DNA includes:
- the usp9 gene encoding probable ubiquitin carboxyl-terminal hydrolase FAF-X isoform X3 — MTATTRGSPMGGNESQEQGQAPDGQSQPPLPQNQTSTPTSSNENSPVSPPDEQVQGDCTGQLEEEEEPAFPHTDLAKLDDMINRPRWVVPVLPKGELEVLLEAAIDLCKKGLDVKCEACQRFFRDGLTISFTKILTDEAVSGWKFEIHRCIINNTHRLMELCVTKLSQDWFPLLELLAMATNPHCKFHIYNGTRPSETVPAGVQLAEDELFARPPDPRSPKGWLVDLINKFGTLNGFQILHDRFMSGQALNVQIIAALIKPFGQCYEFLTLHTVKKYFLPVIEMVPQFLENLTDEELKKEAKNEAKNDALSMIIKSLKNLASRVPGQEETVKNMEIFRLKMILRLLQISSFNGKMNALNEVNKVISSVSYYTHRHGNPEEAEWLTAERMAEWIQQNNILSIVLRDSLHQPQYVEKLEKILRFVIKEKALTLQDLDNIWAAQAGKHEAIVKNVHDLLAKLAWDFSPEQLDHLFDCFKESWTNASKKQREKLLELIRRLAEDDKDGVMAHKVLNLLWNLAHSDDVPVDIMDQALSAHIKILDYSCSQDRDTQKIQWIDRFIEELRSNDKWVIPALKQIREICSLFGEAPQNLSQTQRSPHVFYRHDLINQLQHNHALVTLVAENLSAYMENMRQFSKAEHTDFDPQTVRPGSRYSHVQEVQERLNFLRFLLKDGQLWLCAPQAKQIWKCLAENAVFLCDREACFKWYSKLMGDEPDLDPDINKDFFENNVLQLDPSLLTENGMKCFERFFKAVNCREGKLVAKRRVYMMDDLELIGLDYLWRVVIQGSDDIANRAIDLLKEIYTNLGPKLQATQVEIHEDFIQSCFDRLKASYDTLCVLDGDKDSINCARQEAIRMVRVLTVLREYITECDSDYHEERTILPMSRAFRGKHITLIVRFPNQGRQVDDLDIWSHTNDTIGSVRRCILNRIKANSAHTKIELFIGGDIIDPADDRKLIGQLNLKDKTLITAKLTQVSANMPSSPDSSSDSSTGSPGNHGNHYSDGPNPEVESCLPGVIMSLHLRYISFLWQVADLGCSLNMPLLRDGARVLMKLMPPDNTTVENLRAICLDHAKLGESSLSPTLDSRFFGPSPSQVLYLIEVVYALLMPASGTLGEDASDFQYNFLRSGGLPLVLSMLTRNNFLPNADMETRRGAYLNALKIAKLLLTAVGFGHVKAVAEACQPVADGNIPVSPINQATHDQALVLQSALQNIPNPSAECMLRNVAIRLAQQISDENFFQASKYIPDIGVIRAVQKIVWASGCGSIQLVFSSIEEISNIYEKTNAGNEPDAEDEQVCCEALEVMTLCFALIPTALDALSKEKAWQTFIIDLLLHCQSKSVRQMAQEQFFLMATRCCMGHRPLLFFITLLFTVLGSTAKERAKHAGDYFTLLRHLLNYAYNSNINLPNAEVLLNNEIDWLKRIKDEVKRTGETGVEETILEGHIGVTKELLAFQTAEKKYYIGCEKGGANLIKELIDDFIFPASNVYLQYMKSGEFPPEQAIPVCSTPATITAGFELLVALAVGCMRNLRQIVDTLTDMYYSGCEALTEWEYLPPVGPRPTKGFVGLKNAGATCYMNSVIQQLYMIPPIRNGILAIEGTGSDVDDDMSGDEKQDNESNVDPRDEVFSYHHQFDDKPALNKSEDRKEYNIGVLRHLQVIFGHLASSRLQYYVPRGFWKQFRLWGEPVNLREQHDALEFFNSLVDSLDEALKALGHPAMLSKVLGGSFADQKICQGCPHRYECEESFTTLNVDIRNHQNLLDSMEQYVKGDLLEGANAYHCEKCNKKVDTVKRLLIKKLPPVLAIQLKRFDYDWERECAIKFNDYFEFPRELDMEPYTVAGVAKLEGSDVHPENQVIQQNEPSEPEAPCSSRYRLVGVLVHSGQASGGHYYSYIIQRNGSGSEGETNRWYKFDDGDVTECKMDDDEEMKNQCFGGEYMGEVFDHMMKRMSYRRQKRWWNAYILFYERMDSLDKDSELVKYISELTVSSKPHQIKMPPAIECSVRKQNVQFMHSRMQYSLEYFQFIKKLLTCNSVYLNPPPGQEHLLPEAEEMAKISIQLAARFLFSTGFHTKKAVRGPASDWYDALCILLRHSKNVRCWFAHSALFSYPNRFSEYLLESPSAEVRGAFSKLIVFIAHFSLQDGPYPSPVASPGPSSQGCDNLSLSDHLLRAVLNLLRREVSEHGRHLQQYFNLFVMYANLGLAEKTQLLKLGVPATFMLVALDEGPGPPIKYQYAELGKLYTVVSQLVRCCDVTSRMQSSINGNPPLSNPYGDPSLTQPIMPLHQLVAEILFVRTSYVKKIIEDCSNSEETIKLLRFCCWENPQFSSTVLSELLWQVAYSYTYELRPYLDLLLQILLVEDSWQTHRIHNVLKGIPDDRDGLFDTIQRSKNHYQKRAYQCIKCMVALFSNCSVAYQILQSNGDLKRKWTWAVEWLGDELERRPYTGNAQYTYNNWSPPVQSNETSNGYFLERSHSARMTLAKACELCPEECHLTKHEVVSEEDAGRKLSSPQQLLPGEVTGQQQHTEQDEQEAPDDQDSSPPEDTSLYPHSPGTQYQQQNNLPHGQPYTGPAAQHMNNPQRPGPRAQENWEPPEEVPPAQTKE, encoded by the exons GACTTGATGTCAAGTGCGAAGCCTGCCAGCGATTTTTCCGTGATGGTTTGACAATATCTTTCACCAAAATACTGACTGATGAGGCTGTCAGTGGATGGAAATTTGAAATCCAT AGGTGCATAATCAACAACACCCATCGTCTGATGGAACTGTGTGTGACCAAGCTCTCTCAGGACTGGTTTCCTCTCCTAGAGCTCTTGGCCATGGCCACAAACCCCCACTGCAAGTTTCACATTTACAATGGTACCCGGCCCTCAGAGACGGTGCCTGCTGGGGTGCAGCTGGCTGAAGACGAGCTCTTCGCTCGCCCACCTGACCCTCGCTCTCCCAAG GGCTGGTTGGTggatttaataaacaaatttggCACGTTAAACGGGTTTCAAATTCTGCATGATCGATTCATGAGTGGTCAAGCTCTGAATGTTCAGATCATCGCTGCACTCATAAA GCCTTTTGGGCAGTGCTATGAGTTTCTCACTTTGCACACGGTGAAGAAGTACTTCCTTCCTGTTATAGAAATGGTTCCCCAGTTTCTAGAAAACCTCACTGATGAGGAGCTGAAAAAAGAAGCCAAGAATGAAGCCAAAAACGATGCCCTGTCTATGATAATCAAGTCATTGAAGAACCTGGCTTCACGAGTACCAGGGCAAGAGGAAACAGTGAAGAACATGGAGATTTTTAGGTTAAAAATGATTCTTAG GTTATTGcaaatttcttcttttaatGGCAAAATGAATGCACTAAATGAAGTAAATAAGGTGATCTCAAGTGTCTCGTACTACACACACCGTCACGGCAACCCAGAAGAGGCAGAGTGGCTCACGGCAGAGCGCATGGCG GAGTGGATTCAGCAGAACAACATTTTGTCCATTGTGCTGCGGGATAGCCTTCATCAGCCCCAGTATGTGGAGAAACTGGAAAAGATCCTGCGCTTTGTCATTAAGGAGAAAGCTCTTACGCTTCAGGACCTGGACAACATTTGGGCTGCacag GCTGGGAAGCATGAGGCTATTGTGAAGAATGTTCATGATCTCCTTGCAAAATTGGCATGGGATTTCTCACCTGAACAACTAGACCATCTTTTTGACTGTTTTAAG GAAAGCTGGACAAATGCAAGTAAAAAGCAACGGGAGAAGTTACTGGAACTAATTCGTAGGCTGGCAGAAGATGATAAAGATGGTGTGATGGCACACAAAGTGCTCAATCTGCTCTGGAACTTGGCCCATAGTGATGATGTTCCTGTGGATATCATGGACCAGGCCCTCAGTGCTCATATCAAGATCTTGGACTACAGCTGTTCCCAG gaccgAGATACCCAGAAGATCCAGTGGATAGATCGCTTCATTGAAGAGTTGCGATCAAATGATAAATGGGTAATCCCTGCACTGAAGCAAATTCGAGAGATCTGCAGTCTGTTTGGAGAGGCTCCTCAAAATCTCAG TCAAACGCAGAGGAGCCCACATGTTTTTTATCGCCATGATCTTATTAACCAACTCCAGCACAATCATGCATTGGTCACTCTGGTAGCTGAGAATCTGTCTGCATACATGGAGAATATGAGGCAGTTCTCTAAAG CAGAGCACACAGACTTTGACCCTCAGACGGTCAGGCCTGGAAGTCGATACAGTCATGTGCAGGAAGTGCAGGAGCGTCTGAACTTTTTGAG GTTCTTGCTGAAGGATGGGCAACTGTGGCTCTGTGCTCCTCAGGCCAAACAGATCTGGAAGTGCCTGGCAGAGAATGCAGTGTTCCTTTGTGATCGTGAAGCCTGCTTCAAATGGTACTCCAAACTGATGGGGGACGAGCCGGACCTTGACCCCGACATCAACAAGGACTTTTTTGAGAACAACGTGCTCCAGCTGGATCCTTCTCTGCTGACTGAAAACGGCATGAAATGCTTTGAGCGCTTCTTTAAAGCAGTGAACTGCAGAGAGGGCAAGCTGGTGGCCAAGCGCCGAGTGTATATGATGGATGACCTGGAACTGATTGGACTGGATTACCTGTGGAGG GTTGTGATCCAAGGAAGTGATGACATTGCTAACCGAGCGATTGATTTACTTAAAGAGATCTATACAAACCTTGGACCAAAATTACAAGCCACTCAG GTGGAGATCCATGAAGATTTTATTCAGTCTTGCTTTGACCGGCTCAAAGCCTCCTATGACACGCTGTGTGTGCTGGATGGAGATAAGGACAGCATTAACTGTGCCAGGCAGGAGGCCATCCGCATGGTGCGCGTCCTCACTGTGCTCAGGGAGTACATCACAGAATGTGACAGTGACTACCACGAGGAGAGAACCATCTTGCCAATGTCCAG AGCGTTTCGTGGGAAGCACATCACCCTCATTGTGCGGTTTCCAAACCAAGGTCGGCAGGTGGATGACCTGGACATCTGGTCCCACACCAACGACACCATTGGTTCTGTGAGACGCTGCATTCTCAATCGGATAAAGGCAAACAGCGCGCACACCAAGATCGAGCTCTTCATCGGCGGGGACATCATTGATCCTGCTGATGACAGGAAATTGATTGGGCAACTCAATCTCAAAGACAAAACA CTTATCACGGCCAAGCTCACCCAGGTCAGTGCCAACATGCCTTCAAGCCCAGACAGCTCCTCCGACTCTTCCACCGGCTCCCCTGGGAACCATGGCAACCACTATAGCGATGGACCAAACCCTGAAGTTGAGAGCTGTCTTCCTGGAGTG ATAATGTCCCTGCACTTGCGCTACATCTCATTCTTGTGGCAAGTTGCTGACCTGGGCTGTAGTCTCAATATGCCTCTTCTGCGAGATGGAGCTCGGGTTCTTATGAAGCTCATGCCTCCAG ATAATACTACAGTGGAAAACCTGAGAGCCATCTGCCTGGATCATGCCAAACTCGGAGAAAGCAGCCTTAGCCCCACCCTCGACTCCCGCTTCTTTGGTCCATCACCTTCACAAGTCCTTTACTTGATAGAG GTGGTTTATGCCTTACTGATGCCAGCTAGTGGCACACTGGGAGAGGATGCTAGTGACTTCCAGTACAATTTCTTGAGGAGTGGCGGCCTACCTTTGGTCTTGAGTATGCTGACCCGAAATAATTTCCTTCCAAATGCTGACATGGAGACACGCCGAGGAGCCTATCTCAATGCACTAAAAATAGCCAAGCTCCTGCTTACAGCGGTGGGCTTTGGTCATGTGAAGGCTGTGGCTGAAGCTTGCCAGCCTGTGGCAGACGGGAACATCCCAGTGTCACCT ATAAACCAGGCCACTCATGACCAGGCGCTGGTGCTTCAAAGCGCCCTGCAAAACATCCCAAATCCCTCAGCTGAGTGCATGCTGCGGAACGTGGCCATCCGTCTGGCTCAGCAGATCTCTGATGAG AATTTTTTCCAGGCCTCTAAGTATATCCCAGACATTGGTGTGATTAGAGCGGTTCAGAAGATTGTCTGGGCCTCTGGTTGTGGTTCTATTCAACTTGTCTTCAGTTCCATCGAGGAGATCAGCAACATCTATGAGAAG ACTAATGCAGGGAATGAGCCAGATGCAGAGGATGAGCAGGTATGCTGTGAGGCCTTGGAGGTCATGACCCTGTGCTTTGCCCTTATCCCGACTGCGCTAGATGCACTTAGCAAAGAGAAGGCCTGGCAGACCTTCATCATTGACTTACTGTTGCACTGTCAAAGCAA GTCTGTTCGCCAAATGGCCCAAGAACAGTTCTTCCTCATGGCCACTAGGTGTTGCATGGGTCACAGGCCTCTCCTGTTCTTTATTACCCTCCTCTTCACAGTTTTAGGT AGCACTGCAAAAGAACGAGCCAAGCACGCTGGTGATTACTTCACCCTCTTGAGGCACTTGCTCAACTACGCATATAATAGCAATATCAACCTCCCCAATGCAGAAGTTCTTCTCAACAATGAGATTGATTGGTTAAAAAGGATCAAG gatGAGGTTAAGAGAACTGGAGAGACCGGGGTGGAAGAGACCATATTAGAGGGTCATATCGGTGTCACAAAGGAGCTACTGGCTTTCCAGACAGCAGAAAAGAAGTATTACATAGGTTGTGAAAAGGGGGGAGCCAACCTCATCAAG gaGCTGATCGATGACTTCATCTTCCCTGCCTCTAATGTGTACCTGCAATACATGAAGAGTGGAGAGTTCCCCCCTGAGCAGGCCATACCTGTGTGTAGCACTCCTGCCACCATCACAGCTGGCTTTGAACTCCTGGTCGCACTTGCTGTTGGATGTATGCGCAATCTCCGACAGATTGTTGACACCCTAACTGACATGTACTACTCGG GTTGTGAGGCACTTACAGAATGGGAGTATTTGCCACCAGTAGGCCCAAGGCCTACTAAAGGCTTCGTAGGGCTGAAGAATGCAGGTGCCACTTGCTATATGAACTCGGTCATCCAACAGCTCTACATGATCCCACCCATCAGAAACGGCATCTTGGCTATTGAGGGCACAGGCAGCGATGTGGATGATGACATGTCTGGAGATGAGAAACAAGATAATGAG AGCAATGTCGATCCACGTGATGAGGTCTTCAGTTATCACCACCAATTTGATGACAAGCCAGCACTCAataaatcagaggacaggaaaGAGTACAACATTGGGGTTCTTCGCCACCTGCAGGTGATCTTTGGACATCTTGCTTCTTCCCGACTGCAGTACTATGTTCCCAGAGGCTTTTGGAAACAGTTTAG GTTGTGGGGTGAGCCGGTGAATCTGAGAGAACAACATGATGCCCTGGAGTTCTTCAACTCGCTTGTAGATAGTTTAGACGAGGCTTTAAAAGCACTGGGCCATCCTGCCATGCTGAGTAAAGTCCTCGGCGGTTCCTTTGCTGATCAGAAGATCTGTCAGGGGTGCCCTCATAG gtatgAATGCGAGGAATCCTTTACAACACTGAATGTAGATATAAGAAATCATCAGAATCTGCTTGATTCCATGGAGCAGTATGTGAAGGGTGACTTGCTTGAGGGTGCTAATGCCTACCATTGTGAAAAATGCAACAAGAAA GTGGACACAGTGAAGCGCTTGCTTATTAAGAAGTTGCCTCCAGTACTGGCCATCCAGTTGAAGCGATTTGATTATGACTGGGAACGGGAGTGTGCTATTAAATTTAATGATTACTTTGAGTTTCCCCGTGAGCTGGACATGGAGCCCTATACAGTAGCAGGAGTAGCCAAGCTGGAAGGCTCTGATGTCCACCCTGAGAATCAG GTCATCCAGCAGAACGAACCCTCCGAGCCAGAGGCACCATGCAGCTCACGCTATAGGCTTGTGGGGGTGCTAGTGCACTCAGGCCAGGCCAGCGGTGGTCACTACTACTCTTACATTATCCAGAGGAATGGCAGTGGCAGCGAGGGTGAAACGAATCGCTGGTACAAGTTTGATGATGGCGATGTCACAGAGTGTAAGATGGATGATGACGAGGAGATGAAGAACCAGTGCTTTGGGGGAGAGTACATGGGTGAAGTGTTCGACCACATGATGAAGCGCATGTCCTACCGGAGGCAGAAGCGCTGGTGGAATGCCTACATCCTCTTCTACGAGCGCATGGACTCACTGGACAAGGATAGTGAGCTGGTGAAATACATCTCCGAGCTGACAGTAAGCAGCAAGCCACACCAGATCAAGATGCCACCAGCCATCGAGTGCAGTGTACGCAAGCAGAACGTGCAGTTCATGCACAGCCGCATGCAGTACAGCCTGGAGTACTTTCAGTTCATCAAGAAGCTCCTAACCTGTAATAGCGTCTATCTGAACCCTCCACCAG gACAAGAACATCTTTTGCCTGAAGCAGAAGAAATGGCTAAGATTAGCATTCAACTCGCTGCTCGATTCCTCTTCAGCACAGGATTTCATACCAAGAAAGCTGTCCGTGGCCCAGCCAGTGACTG gtatgATGCCCTGTGCATACTCCTTCGACACAGCAAGAATGTACGCTGCTGGTTTGCACACAGTGCCCTATTTTCCTACCCGAACCGCTTCTCGGAGTACCTGCTCGAGAGCCCTAGTGCTGAGGTGCGGGGGGCTTTCTCCAAGCTCATTGTATTTATTGCACATTTTTCTCTGCAAGATGGACCCTACCCGTCACCTGTTGCCTCACCAGGACCATCCAGTCAG GGCTGTGATAATCTGAGCCTAAGTGACCACTTGTTACGTGCTGTGCTCAATCTGTTACGGAGAGAAGTGTCGGAGCATGGCCGTCACCTGCAGCAGTACTTCAACCTCTTTGTCATGTATGCCAACCTAG GTTTGGCGGAGAAGACCCAGCTGTTGAAGCTTGGTGTGCCAGCCACCTTCATGCTGGTGGCACTGGATGAGGGCCCAGGCCCACCCATTAAGTACCAGTATGCTGAGCTGGGGAAGCTGTACACAGTGGTGTCGCAGCTGGTGCGTTGCTGCGATGTAACATCCCGTATGCAGTCCTCAATCAATG GTAATCCTCCTCTCTCAAACCCGTATGGTGATCCCAGCTTGACTCAGCCCATCATGCCTCTGCATCAGCTGGTGGCCGAGATCCTGTTTGTGCGTACCAGTTATGTGAAGAAGATCATTGAGGATTGCAGTAACTCCGAGGAGACCATCAAACTGTTGCGCTTCTGCTGCTGGGAGAACCCGCAGTTCTCCTCTACTGTGCTCAGTGAACTACTGTGGCAG GTTGCTTACTCCTACACGTATGAGCTAAGGCCTTACCTGGACTTGCTGCTACAGATCTTGCTTGTTGAAGACTCTTGGCAAACTCACAG GATCCACAATGTGCTCAAGGGGATCCCAGATGACCGTGATGGCCTGTTTGACACCATCCAGCGCTCTAAAAATCACTACCAGAAGAGAGCTTACCAGTGCATCAAGTGCATGGTGGCTCTATTCAGCAATTGCTCAGTTGCCTATCAGATTCTCCAG AGTAATGGAGACCTGAAGAGAAAGTGGACATGGGCTGTAGAGTGGCTTGGTGATGAGCTAGAGCGCAGGCCATATACTGGCAATGCTCAGTACACATATAACAACTGGTCACCTCCTGTTCAGAGCAACGAGACCTCCAATGGCTACTTCCTGGAGCGTTCCCACAGTGCCCGCATGACTTTAGCCAAGGCCTGTGAGCTGTGCCCAGAGGAg TGTCACTTAACGAAGCACGAGGTGGTGTCTGAAGAGGACGCAGGCCGGAAGCTGTCCTCGCCACAGCAGCTTTTGCCAGGGGAAGTGACAGGCCAGCAGCAACACACT GAGCAGGATGAGCAAGAGGCCCCTGATGACCAGGACTCCTCTCCACCAGAAGACACGTCTCTGTATCCCCACTCTCCAGGGACACAGTATCAACAG CAAAACAACCTTCCCCACGGTCAGCCGTATACTGGCCCGGCAGCACAGCATATGAACAATCCTCAACGTCCAGGTCCACGAGCACAAGAGAACTGGGAGCCCCCAGAAGAGGTGCCACCTGCCCAGACTAAAGAGTAG